A section of the Hevea brasiliensis isolate MT/VB/25A 57/8 chromosome 17, ASM3005281v1, whole genome shotgun sequence genome encodes:
- the LOC110672095 gene encoding probable protein phosphatase 2C 15 encodes MASREGRRRRDNLVPLAALISREMNEKMEKPTVRYGYAAQSRKGEDYFLIKTDCQRVPGNSSSTFSVFAIFDGHNGNAAAIFTRENLLNHVLGALPRGLGREEWLQALPRALVAGFVKTDKEFQSRGETSGTTATFVIVDGWTVTVASVGDSRCILDAQGAAISALTVDHRLEENVEERERVTASGGEVGRLSIVGGAEIGPLRCWPGGLCLSRSIGDMDVGEFIVPIPYVKQVKLSNAGGRLIIASDGIWDALSSEMAAKSCHGLPAELAARQVVKEALRTRGLKDDTTCIVVDVIPPDNSTQPSTPPKKRNKLRTLLFRKKSHDSANKLSKKLSAVGIVEELFEEGSAMLAERLGNDDSTTYSTSGLFTCAVCQVDLAPSEGISVHAGSIFSTSTKPWQGPFLCSDCRNKKDAMEGKRPSGVKVA; translated from the exons ATGGCTTCCAGAGAAGGGAGGCGTCGACGTGATAATCTTGTGCCTCTTGCTGCTTTGATCAGCAGAGAAATGAACGAGAAGATGGAGAAGCCAACTGTTCGATATGGTTATGCAGCCCAGTCTAGAAAAGGAGAAGATTATTTCCTGATTAAGACTGACTGCCAGCGAGTCCCAGGGAATTCGTCATCCACATTTTCTGTGTTTGCG ATCTTTGATGGGCATAATGGAAATGCTGCAGCAATATTTACTAGGGAGAATCTATTGAATCATGTTTTGGGTGCTCTTCCTCGAGGGCTTGGGCGGGAGGAGTGGCTTCAAGCTTTACCTCGAGCATTAGTTGCTGGATTTGTGAAAACTGACAAGGAGTTCCAGAGCAGAG GAGAAACATCAGGTACTACAGCAACGTTTGTGATAGTTGATGGATGGACAGTTACTGTTGCATCTGTCGGAGACTCACGTTGTATTTTAGATGCCCAGGGTGCTGCCATTTCCGCCTTAACTGTGGATCATAGGCTTGAAGAGAATGTGGAAGA GAGGGAACGTGTGACTGCAAGTGGTGGGGAAGTTGGAAGGCTTAGCATTGTTGGTGGTGCTGAG ATTGGTCCCCTCCGTTGTTGGCCAGGAGGTTTATGCCTTTCTAGGTCAATTGGAGACATGGATGTTGGAGAGTTTATAGTTCCAATTCCATATGTCAAGCAAGTGAAG TTATCTAATGCAGGTGGTAGGCTCATAATCGCTTCTGATGGAATCTGGGATGCCCTTTCCTCGGAAATGGCAGCAAAATCTTGCCATGGGTTGCCAGCTGAACTTGCTGCTAGACAAGTTGTGAAG GAAGCATTAAGGACAAGGGGACTAAAGGATGACACGACATGCATAGTTGTTGACGTAATTCCTCCTGACAATTCAACACAGCCCTCAACTCCTCCCAAGAAGCGGAACAAGCTCAGAACCTTGTTATTCAGGAAGAAATCACATGATTCTGCCAATAAGCTCTCCAAAAAGCTTTCTGCTGTAGGTATAGTGGAAGAACTGTTTGAAGAAGGTTCTGCAATGCTTGCTGAAAG ACTGGGGAATGATGATTCCACCACGTACTCAACATCTGGTCTTTTCACATGTGCTGTATGTCAAGTTGACCTTGCTCCGAGCGAAGGCATCTCTGTTCATGCTGGTTCAATCTTCTCCACCAGCACCAAGCCCTGGCAAGGGCCTTTCCTTTGTTCAGATTGCCGCAATAAGAAGGATGCCATGGAAGGAAAACGCCCGAGTGGAGTTAAAGTGGCATAA
- the LOC110672087 gene encoding LEAF RUST 10 DISEASE-RESISTANCE LOCUS RECEPTOR-LIKE PROTEIN KINASE-like 2.1 — translation MAFASFYLILLLSLLTLHASAEVKNHHPSCPPFNCGKLGRISFPFTNTTHSDCGFIAVDGCSEPVQRIQLEGGGKWYEAKSISENNTVQIHDEELQTLLKSNQCYAFSNLTLPSSPFLSFQVTPNLTVFKCCHTLNNTPSSDSNYTGCKDYNIFYNYLGHRLPSLPLLCSILQLPFSKPEKRNNIFELLTANYSLEIQVSSACYNCFKQGGQCELESKKFQCTAKVGHNGLLVVRATTVTAAVGILALSVLLCCIRRKYSLDKSIFTQKKGTQNHQSIEAILKNNGPLAPKRYSYSDVRNMTKSFREKLGQGGYGSVFKGNLPDGSLVAVKVLHESKSNEEEFINEVSIISRTSHVNIVTLLGFCFDGPKRALIYELMPNGSLEKFIHKENVLKADYQLGWQKLFQIAVGIARGLEYLHRGCKTRILHLDIKPHNILLDDEFCPKISDFGMAKTCPSKDSIISTLSTRGTAGYIAPEVFCRNYGGVSHKSDVYSYGMLVLEMAAGKNIIDDDVGASPEHISETYFPHLIYNKLEQDKELGLQGMMNQEDKENARKIVIVGLWCIQTDPSNRPPMSRVVEMLEGNLESLLIPPKPFLSSPPRSQSSSSSTIDSSIF, via the exons ATGGCCTTTGCTTCCTTCTATCTTATCTTGCTTCTTTCTCTACTTACGCTTCATGCTTCTGCTGAAGTAAAAAATCACCATCCAAGCTGTCCGCCATTTAACTGTGGAAAGCTTGGCAGAATTAGCTTTCCTTTTACTAATACCACCCACTCAGATTGCGGCTTCATTGCGGTGGACGGTTGCAGTGAACCGGTTCAGAGAATCCAACTGGAGGGGGGAGGAAAGTGGTATGAAGCTAAAAGTATATCTGAAAACAATACCGTTCAAATTCATGATGAAGAGCTCCAAACCCTCCTGAAATCCAACCAATGTTATGCCTTCAGCAACTTGACTCTTCCAAGCTCTCCTTTTCTCTCATTTCAAGTTACTCCGAATTTAACAGTGTTCAAATGCTGCCATACTCTTAATAACACCCCCAGTTCGGATTCGAACTACACAGGCTGCAAagattataatatattctataattatttgGGTCATCGTTTACCTAGCCTTCCTCTTCTATGTTCAATTCTTCAGCTCCCATTTAGCAAGCCTGAGAAACGTAATAACATTTTTGAGTTGTTAACAGCTAATTACTCTCTTGAAATACAAGTATCCAGTGCTTGTTACAACTGTTTCAAGCAAGGAGGCCAATGTGAATTAGAAAGTAAGAAGTTTCAGTGTACTGCTAAAGTGG GGCACAACGGTCTACTGGTGGTTAGAGCAACTACGG TCACTGCAGCTGTTGGAATTTTGGCTTTAAGTGTTTTACTCTGTTGCATAAGAAGAAAGTATTCATTGGACAAATCCATTTTCACACAGAAGAAGGGAACTCAGAACCATCAAAGTATTGAGGCCATCCTGAAAAACAATGGACCCCTCGCCCCAAAAAGATACAGCTATTCAGATGTGAGGAACATGACCAAATCATTCAGAGAAAAACTGGGCCAAGGAGGCTATGGTAGTGTGTTCAAAGGAAATCTACCTGATGGTTCTCTTGTGGCGGTGAAGGTCCTGCATGAATCAAAAAGTAATGAAGAAGAATTCATCAATGAAGTTTCCATTATCAGCAGAACTTCACATGTTAACATTGTCACTCTTCTAGGCTTCTGCTTCGATGGTCCTAAACGAGCTCTCATCTACGAGCTCATGCCAAATGGATCTCTGGAGAAGTTCATACATAAAGAGAATGTTCTGAAAGCTGATTATCAGCTAGGTTGGCAAAAATTATTCCAAATTGCAGTTGGAATTGCTCGAGGCTTAGAGTACTTACACCGAGGTTGTAAGACACGAATTTTGCATTTGGATATAAAGCCTCATAACATTCTTCTGGATGACGAGTTCTGCCCAAAGATCTCTGATTTCGGTATGGCTAAAACATGTCCAAGCAAAGACAGCATCATTTCTACGTTAAGCACGAGAGGGACTGCTGGATATATCGCACCAGAAGTATTCTGCAGAAACTATGGAGGTGTCTCTCATAAGTCTGATGTTTACAGCTATGGAATGTTGGTTCTGGAAATGGCTGCTGGAAAAAATATTATTGATGATGATGTTGGAGCTTCTCCTGAACATATCAGTGAAACATATTTTCCTCACCTGATATACAATAAACTTGAACAAGATAAAGAACTTGGGTTGCAAGGCATGATGAATCAAGAAGACAAGGAAAATGCAAGGAAGATTGTAATAGTAGGCTTGTGGTGCATTCAAACAGATCCCTCAAACCGACCCCCAATGAGCAGAGTAGTGGAAATGTTGGAAGGAAACCTCGAGTCCTTGCTCATCCCACCCAAGCCCTTCTTGTCATCTCCTCCAAGATCACAATCCAGTTCATCATCTACAATAGATTCTTCCATTTTCTAG